The region CCTGTCGCGTATATATCAGCATCCACATGCGCTTTCTCAAAATCCTTGTTTGCTCCtcagcccctcctcctcctcctcccacccacccccaccataTCTCAACTTCAAGGACTTGGACATACACAAGCAAGCCAGGGTGTTGGTGCCGTTGATGTTCATGGCGCAAGAGCCGCAGATACCCTCTCTGCAGCTGCGGCGAAAGGTGAGGGTAGGGTCGATCTCGTTCTTGATGCGGATGAGGGCGTCGAGAACCATGGGGCCGGTCTTGTTGAGATCGAGGGTGTAGGACTGCATCTTGGGCTTCTCGGAGGGCTGGTCGGGGTTCCAGCGGTAGATCTGGAAGGTCTTGAGGTTGGCCTGCTCGGAAGCCGTGTTGTTCTGCTGGGCGGCGTCGGCGAGCTGGGCCATGCCGCGGAAGGCAGacggggcggcggcggccatGCGAAGCGAAGGCctcgcggcggcggcgcccaAGAGAGCAGAAGCGGTAGAGCGGAGAGCGGCCATTGTCGTCGACGTCGGCTTCGGggtggctgtggtggtggtgctagGACCGGGTATCAAGTATCAAGGGGACAGAAATAAGGAAAAAAGGCCTCGGAAAAGGCAACAGCAACGGCTGTGGTtgaagttggtggtggcacTGAATTGGTAGTAGAGGGTCATCAATCTTCACATTCGGTTTCCCGGAACACCTCGGCAAATTCTGACCAATCGTTGCCACCGAATTTCAATTGAAGCAACCGCGTCCACTGCCGTCCACGCCCGAGGACTCGCCCAAAGGAGCATAGTTGCTTATGTAACGCCCGTTTTGCAACTGTTTGAACTCTTTAAACTTTTGGGCGGCTCCAATTGCCACGGCCGAAAACGTCACTGCTTTCCGCGATCTGTCCAGCCCACGTCCCGATCTGGATGACTGGACAATGACGGCTCGAACAGCACATTCAGATCAAAATTTCCGACTGTTGAGTTGCGCCACTTGCATAAGAGCTGTATGGCCCCTGCGTGAGTCCATATGGCAGTTGTATGAGAAGTCATGAAGATATCGTGAGATAGTCCCACCCATTAGGACCACATACCTAAACTCATATGCAATGAGATGATATACACCCAACAAAGACAAAAGGACAAAAACATACCCTGCATCAGTCCTTCCACTTCTCCTCTCCAGGATCCCACCCCAAAACTTCCGGCTCAATATTCAAACTTTTCAACATCATGAGCATCGTAAAGCCCTCCgtatcatccccctcctcccctttttgatcatcctcttcacaatcctccccctcaagcTCACCCCTgtaaccctccctctcctcctcctcctcccctcccaccccctttttatcctccccatcccaatccccaaacctcctcttcctactctccctccaagcccccccgccccccatcccatccaccctccccttgacaacctcaaacaactcctccgccgccaaccTACTCGcccccttccacttcccaACCAACTCGCTCAGCTcagcatcaacctcctccccaggccTCTTCCTCCGAGACGCCTCCTCAATTCTCTTAGCCTGCCTCACCTGCTCaagctccttctccaccttcttcatctgTGCATCCAACTCCCTATGAGAGCGCTGGATTCGTTGCAATAATTCATCTCCCTCATTAGTAGACCTAGCAGTgtcctgctgccgctgcttaAACGGCAAAGGCGTCGACACGGACTTGAAGCTTTTCTGGAGAAGTAAAGGTCTCCGGGCGGCAGCGCTGTTCGTCCCCAGCCTAAGCGGTGACGGATTGCCTGGTCGcgagggggttgctgggattgatgatgatgttggtgggCGAGACAAGCTGTTGATAGAGCGGCGAGACAGACTTGGCGATGCTTGTGTCGGGGTCGCATTGCtggtggttgtggatggACTCTGCCGGTTGATCATTGGTGATCTGAACGGCTTCTTAAGAGTCACATTCGCGGCGTCCACGCGTCGGCGTTTGGCCGAGGGGATGTTGGGGGTGTTTTGTGATGAGGCCATTGTAAGTTGATAAAAGAGTCGTTATTGGTCGTGATGCATTGTTCACTGTCGAGATGAGGCCGATCTTGACGGGTTGTTCGAAGTGTTGAGTTGTGTGATGTAAGCAGAAAGATGTAAACTACTGGAGAGTTTGAACTTGGTAGGTGCTCAAGCACCGGGAAGGAGGCTTGATGACTGCCTCTCAGCCACGAAAATTGCCAGTTGTAGGAAAGCTAAATGAAATGGTCAGCATCGAGCTGGGA is a window of Podospora pseudopauciseta strain CBS 411.78 chromosome 1, whole genome shotgun sequence DNA encoding:
- a CDS encoding hypothetical protein (COG:S; EggNog:ENOG503P3XU); the encoded protein is MASSQNTPNIPSAKRRRVDAANVTLKKPFRSPMINRQSPSTTTSNATPTQASPSLSRRSINSLSRPPTSSSIPATPSRPGNPSPLRLGTNSAAARRPLLLQKSFKSVSTPLPFKQRQQDTARSTNEGDELLQRIQRSHRELDAQMKKVEKELEQVRQAKRIEEASRRKRPGEEVDAELSELVGKWKGASRLAAEELFEVVKGRVDGMGGGGAWRESRKRRFGDWDGEDKKGVGGEEEEEREGYRGELEGEDCEEDDQKGEEGDDTEGFTMLMMLKSLNIEPEVLGWDPGEEKWKD